A region of Argentina anserina chromosome 5, drPotAnse1.1, whole genome shotgun sequence DNA encodes the following proteins:
- the LOC126794640 gene encoding zinc finger protein ZAT9-like, translated as MEKHQCKLCSRVFSTGRALGGHMKAHMAVLPLPPKTHQQQLSPAESTHSASSSSSSSEDEQKKGGYQQEEEDQKALSYGLRENPKKSFRLADPEFAFQVDAGSVVIQDRESETESRNPTRRRSKRNRRMSFTGKLEMKKPKLTTSTVDSPLAEPEPLSSVSDTSPEEDVAMCLMMLSRDVWMVTKYGEADQEQNGKEVVVVAVKGEEFEQLEEIKLKKVRGKNRCDKCSKLFRSHQAMCVHMKICFRTEEEANNAASSASLFKCPFCNKIFGSGQALGGHKRSHLSRTSGYTRVVTEVKEVRESFIDLNMPAPQEEDDFSVVSDA; from the coding sequence ATGGAGAAGCACCAATGCAAGCTCTGCTCCAGGGTTTTCAGCACTGGCAGAGCATTGGGTGGTCACATGAAGGCTCACATGGCTGTCCTTCCTCTTCCTCCAAAGACACACCAACAACAACTCTCTCCTGCTGAGTCTACTCACTCTGCttcatcctcttcttcttcatctgaaGATGAACAGAAAAAAGGTGGTTATCAACAAGAGGAGGAAGATCAGAAGGCTTTGTCTTATGGGTTGAGGGAGAATCCCAAGAAAAGTTTCAGACTTGCAGATCCTGAGTTTGCTTTTCAGGTTGATGCTGGTTCTGTTGTTATTCAAGACAGGGAGAGCGAGACTGAGTCGAGAAACCCAACTCGGAGACGATCCAAGAGGAACCGGAGAATGAGTTTTACAGGGAAACTGGAGATGAAGAAACCCAAGTTGACAACTTCAACGGTTGACTCGCCGCTGGCCGAGCCGGAGCCGTTGAGTTCAGTCTCCGACACTTCACCGGAAGAGGATGTTGCCATGTGCCTCATGATGCTGTCGAGGGATGTTTGGATGGTAACAAAATATGGGGAGGCAGATCAAGAACAAAATGGGaaagaggtggtggtggttgcAGTGAAAGGTGAGGAGTTCGAGCAATTGGAGGAGatcaaattgaagaaagtGAGAGGTAAGAATCGTTGCGACAAATGCAGCAAGCTGTTTCGATCTCATCAAGCAATGTGCGTACACATGAAGATTTGCTTTCGAACCGAAGAAGAAGCCAACAATGCAGCTAGCAGTGCCAGTCTGTTCAAGTGCCCATTTTGCAACAAGATTTTTGGGTCCGGACAAGCACTTGGGGGTCACAAAAGGTCTCATCTTTCGCGTACTTCGGGTTACACGAGGGTTGTCACAGAAGTTAAAGAAGTTCGGGAGAGTTTCATAGATCTCAACATGCCTGCTccacaagaagaagatgatttcAGTGTTGTTT